Proteins encoded within one genomic window of Marasmius oreades isolate 03SP1 chromosome 6, whole genome shotgun sequence:
- a CDS encoding uncharacterized protein (MEROPS:MER0030134; BUSCO:EOG09263KRO) — protein MVATTTEQLTALASTTVIVHPLVLLSVADHHARAGSRNSNKRVIGVLLGQDNGKTINVANSFGIPFEEDEKDSKTWFLDHNYIEGMYEMFKKVNAKERMIGWYHTGPKLRASDQEINDLFKRYIARPVMVIVDVRPETVGIPTDAYFAVEEIKDDGTETRKTFLHCPSAIEAEEAEEIGVEHLLRDIKDSTTTTLATRVTEQLSSLRGLQSRLSDIQKYLAEVAAGSTLVSHQIVYHLQDALNLLPDLSDHETKQGFVTSTNDELLVVYLSSLLRAVIALHGLVDNKASIGRAELGGDDKEKEDKSTKAEAKKGDAKSEGKDKEEKEKKENDSKGL, from the exons ATGGTGGCCACAACAACAGAACAA CTTACAGCGTTAGCCAGCACAACCGTCA TCGTCCATCCCCTCGTTTTGCTCTCGGTTGCAGACCACCATGCTCGTGCTGGGTCGAGGAACTCGAACAAAAGAGTAATCGGGGTGCTTCTTGGTCAGGATAATGGCAAGACCATCAATGTTGCCAATTCGTTTGGAATACCGTTCGAGGAAGACGAGAAAGATTCGAAGACATGGTTCCTCGATCACAATTATATAGAAGggatgtacgaaatgttcaaGAAGGTCAACG CGAAGGAAAGGATGATTGGGTGGTATCATACTGGGCCCAAACTTCGAGCATCAGATCAGGAGATTAACGATTTGTTCAAGAGATATATTGCTCGACCGGTCATGGTTATCGTAGATGTACGGCCGGAAACAGTGGGTATACCAACCGACGCCTACTTCGCTGTTGAGGAGATCAAGGAC GACGGTACAGAAACTCGCAAAACCTTCCTGCACTGCCCCTCGGCTATCGAAGcggaagaagcagaagaaatcGGTGTCGAGCACCTTCTACGAGATATAAAAGACTCCACTACCACCACCCTCGCAACCCGTGTCACCGAACAACTCTCCTCACTACGCGGCCTACAATCTCGATTGAGTGATATACAAAAATATCTTGCAGAAGTCGCAGCTGGGTCTACGCTCGTCAGCCATCAAATAGTGTACCACCTTCAAGACGCATTAAACCTTCTACCCGACCTTTCAGACCACGAGACGAAGCAGGGGTTCGTGACAAGTACGAACGATGAGCTGTTGGTGGTTTATTTGAGTAGTCTGTTAAGGGCGGTCATTGCGCTGCATGGACTGGTTGATAACAAAGCATCTATCGGGAGAGCAGAATTAGGGGGGGATGacaaggaaaaggaggatAAGTCAACCAAGGCCGAGGCGAAGAAGGGTGACGCAAAGTCAGAGGGAAAGGacaaggaagaaaaggagaaaaagGAGAATGATTCGAAGGGGCTCTAG
- a CDS encoding uncharacterized protein (BUSCO:EOG09261476) — protein sequence MNNLLRTLTQNQVKSNSDLKLLLTTVKEARRQGHDSKLTDPFYDSLEGLLLDLRTVSIDNHDAEAFLKPVLKAEAPDYYDVIHTPMDFQTMLKKVKQKQYKSKREFKDDLDLIWSNCLTYNANPSHPLRKCAMRLKQKAERLLQNITDRKERTDPHIPLELASSSGVHTKLNGHINGIGHAVSYTPTSSKSTPPNKLVLPLKSTASLVKGFRKDIPFADMPALVRTGRGMALFRELDRGLEEAVQKDDATKTDLADRLRQLATTGYEFSIPALVVSSTEGREVSENDEVSPVLGEKRKLNGITDDLRPLKRPRIDSFSSSQTLAQQPSSQSQQSSSTAYGQSPYISTPSSVTSTTLATTSTAPTSPATISATPSLSVSTLIEQDTTPLWWSASHSDTLLANGLPEIPCRSSSPLPYQRKRRRNQTLGPIPLFLGTLSSSTTVLKLPPAPSIPTPTAKRKKRRKKEPSPVGNGETDGKGETKAVDGEEPLSKSLLSLMNNNLRTMKRIRMTHGKFAALGLGKDGNPVGGEEGDGAGVGVGESGAMMDVDDAGVVLGGVGIDESDKIDDRPWMVRMKETAVYFDDSEGVGKTDLPMVSTIPPAPAVDAARETRPVPTSAGISPATLPKPGKRRRAKPAHVVGGVEMGSENADACLKWMGERVLEHAGFQGTSRVALNVMAGVTSEYLQNVGRTIKFLSDKFGNTMSAEEIILHTLFESGNSKVQDLERYITDDVERYGSRLGDLEKKLVGAYREATAVDTVIDEDGIFAEDSEDEDSTLALGGFADSLGMDYFGLKELGIAEEFGMSSLSIPKRLLKGKKKQNVASASSKPTEPPLPYPLPRPLIPLTAAQIPKQIGLLQPYYNQRITALIPPTPMVSSQPQPPISAYPSIPMLAGPTLTPNFPQIYMQAPTSSTQSPAQPSTPQPLLAASPSNPSTPTTLPPQPPAVSTPTSSSQQLPTTAQTPQTTQPLPGPTLHPYPQAYPAYGVSYMALAMPTAQPQQPPPPPPPTLTLPDDSPLPAQAKMGPLGQILKTGASANPGAKKKAAKAANKVEVKNEPIHDQVVNNTTVADPGSAGVGTGSNSLTATTPLSNGIHPTPSPVPGDPGGTPKKKKGATGVGTGNGRKKKILGAAAAQSQAQMQVQVHQGQPQPQENQGPGGGQGPPPPPPTYTPVVTASA from the exons ATGAAT AACCTTCTGCGGACCTTGACCCAGAACCAGGTCAAGTCGAATTCAGACCTCAAGCTACTCTTAACAACCGTCAAGGAGGCCCGA CGACAGGGCCATGATAGCAAGCTTACAGATCCTTTCTACGATTCCCTGGAAGGACTCTTGCTAGACTTGAGAACGGTTTCAATA GACAACCACGATGCAGAGGCGTTCTTGAAGCCAGTTCTGAAGGCGGAAGCACCAGATTACTACGATG TCATCCATACTCCGATGGACTTTCAAACTATGCTCAAGAAGGTCAAACAGAAGCAGTACAAGTCAAAGAGAGAGTTTAAGGATGATTTGGATCTCATTTGGTCGAATTGCTTGACGTACAATGCCAACCCC AGCCACCCGCTTCGGAAATGTGCTATGCGTCTCAAGCAGAAAGCAGAGCGGCTCCTTCAGAACATCACCGATCGAAAAGAGCGGACAGACCCCCACATTCCACTTGAACTTGCCTCTTCATCGGGTGTCCATACGAAACTGAATGGTCACATCAACGGAATTGGGCATGCCGTTTCATATACACCAACTTCATCGAAGTCCACACCTCCGAACAAGCTTGTTCTGCCATTGAAAAGCACGGCATCCTTGGTCAAGGGTTTTCGGAAAGATATACCGTTTGCTGATATGCCTGCATTGGTAAGGACAGGCAGAGGCATGGCGTTATTTAGAGAATTAGATCGTGGTTTGGAAGAGGCAGTTCAGAAGGATGATGCAACTAAGACAGACCTTGCGGACCGTCTTCGTCAGTTGGCGACGACAGGTTACGAATTTTCTATACCGGCGCTGGTCGTGTCGTCAACAGAGGGCAGAGAGGTATCGGAGAATGACGAAGTCTCCCCTGTACTTGGTGAAAAACGTAAATT GAATGGCATCACAGACGATTTACGGCCGCTCAAACGGCCGCGCATCGactctttctcctcttcccAAACCCTCGCACAACAACCctcatctcaatctcaacaatCATCTTCGACGGCATATGGCCAATCTCCGTACATATCCACCCCCTCATCTGTTACATCTACTACCCTTGCAACCACCTCCACAGCCCCTACATCACCAGCCACTATCTCCGCTACCCCGTCACTTTCAGTCTCTACGTTAATCGAGCAAGACACGACACCATTATGGTGGTCTGCTTCTCACTCTGATACCCTACTTGCGAATGGATTGCCAGAGATCCCATGTCGCTCATCTTCTCCTCTGCCCTATCAACGGAAACGAAGGCGAAATCAAACCCTAGGCCCTATCCCTTTGTTTCTGGGAACACTGTCCTCTTCAACGACCGTGTTGAAATTGCCTCCTGCGCCGTCAATACCAACGCCTACGGCGAAGCGTAAGAAAAGGCGCAAAAAGGAGCCAAGTCCTGTGGGTAATGGGGAAACGGACGGAAAAGGAGAAACGAAGGCGGTTGACGGCGAAGAGCCCCTCTCGAAGTCTCTTTTATCGTTGATGAATAATAACCTCAGGACGATGAAACGTATTCGAATGACACATGGAAAGTTCGCGGCCCTCGGACTAGGGAAAGATGGTAATCCTGTAGGGGGTGAAGAAGGTGACGGTGCTGGTGTCGGTGTTGGGGAATCGGGTGCCATGATGGATGTGGACGATGCTGGTGTGGTTCTTGGCGGTGTTGGAATCGACGAGAGCGACAAGATTGATGACAGACCTTGGATGGTGAGGATGAAAGAGACAGCAGTTTATTTCGACGATAGTGAGGGTGTCGGAAAGACTGATTTGCCAATGGTCAGTACAATACCACCCGCACCTGCCGTTGATGCTGCCCGTGAAACTCGTCCGGTACCGACTTCTGCCGGGATATCACCAGCAACCTTACCTAAACCTGGTAAAAGACGGAGAGCTAAACCGGCTCATGTTGTGGGTGGGGTTGAAATGGGCTCGGAGAATGCAGATGCGTGTTTGAAGTGGATGGGAGAGAGGGTGTTGGAACACGCAGGTTTTCAAG GGACATCTAGGGTGGCACTAAACGTCATGGCGGGTGTTACCTCTGAATATCTTCAGAACGTTGGACGGACGATCAAATTTTTGAGTGACAAATTCGGGAACACAATGAGTGCGGAG GAAATAATCTTACACACTCTATTTGAAAGCGGGAACTCCAAGGTCCAGGATCTTGAGAGGTACATCACAGACGACGTGGAACGTTATGGCTCACGGTTGGGAGACCTCGAGAAGAAACTCGTCGGTGCATATAGAGAAGCTACTGCTGTTGACACAGTTATCGATGAGGATGGCATTTTCGCTGAGGAttcagaggatgaagatagTACCTTGGCTCT CGGCGGCTTTGCGGATTCGCTGGGAATGGATTACTTCGGTCTGAAGGAACTTGGCATTGCAGAAGAATTCGGCATGTCAAGTTTGTCTATTCCCAAGAGGCTGCTcaagggaaagaagaagcagaatgtGGCTTCCGCCAG TTCCAAGCCTACCGAGCCTCCCTTACCATATCCCTTACCACGTCCCCTCATCCCCCTTACTGCTGCACAAATACCCAAACAGATTGGGCTTTTACAACCATACTACAACCAACGTATCACGGCGCTCATACCTCCTACTCCTATGGTTTCATCACAACCCCAGCCCCCGATATCTGCATATCCTTCAATCCCGATGTTAGCAGGCCCAACTCTCACTCCCAATTTTCCTCAGATCTACATGCAAGCACCAACTTCCTCGACGCAATCTCCTGCGCAACCCTCAACACCTCAGCCATTATTGGCTGCTTcaccttccaatccgtcGACGCCTACCACACTTCCACCACAACCGCCAGCGGTATCCACTCCGACATCTTCCTCGCAACAACTACCTACTACTGCGCAAACCCCTCAAACTACACAACCCCTACCTGGACCAACTTTACATCCATATCCTCAAGCATACCCGGCGTACGGAGTGTCGTATATGGCTCTCGCAATGCCTACGGCTCAACCTCAACAGCCACCACCCCCACCACCGCCTACATTAACATTGCCAGACGACTCACCTCTGCCAGCGCAAGCCAAGATGGGTCCGTTAGGTCAAATCTTGAAGACGGGTGCTAGTGCCAATCCTGGTgcgaagaagaaagctgcCAAAGCTGCTAACAAGGTTGAAGTCAAGAACGAGCCAATACACGATCAGGTCGTCAATAATACCACGGTCGCTGATCCTGGATCAGCTGGGGTTGGTACTGGGAGCAACTCATTGACTGCGACCACCCCACTGTCTAATGGCATTCATCCAACCCCTTCGCCCGTTCCTGGTGATCCTGGTGGTAcgccgaagaagaagaaaggtgctACTGGCGTTGGGACTGGGAacggaagaaagaagaagatactGGGGGCTGCTGCTGCGCAATCACAGGCGCAGATGCAAGTACAGGTACATCAAGGACAACCGCAGCCGCAAGAGAATCAAGGTCCGGGTGGGGGGCAGGGACcgcctccaccacctccgaCTTATACGCCGGTTGTGACTGCTAGCGCCTAG